The Hyphomicrobium sp. 99 genome contains the following window.
ACTCGCCGCCACCTTCCATGAGGTAGCCGTCGCGCAGACTACGAGTGCGATGACGCAATGGCTGGAAGGCCTGCGCAGCCGCGGATTGTTAAAATTTGATGATCCTGCCGCGACCGTCAGCGCGCTGCGGGGAATGATGGTGATGGACCTGCAGCGCACCGCGATGCTTGGATTGAGCCCCGCCCCTTCGCCCGAAGAAATCAAAACGAGAGCACGTATCTGCTCGAAGTTGTTCCTCGATGGATGCCGCGCCTGAAAGGCCGGACACGCGCGGAACCTCCGCGCGAGCTGGAAGTAACAACTTTCTGTCCGCATAGAGATCATTCCGCACCGCGCGGCGATCGATGCCAACGGAACCGGCACGCCGGTCGCGTTTAACGACAGCGAGCCCGGCGGTCGGAACGTTTCTTCCGGGAGAGCCAGGAGAAGGCTATGACCGATGGCGCGAACGGGGGACAAGAGATGGATGGCGCGCATGCGCCTCGCTACGCAAGCCACGTTCGCACGTTGGTTCTGAGAATGCTCAGCGTTCTCGCCGTCGTGTCAGCCGGAATTCTGACGTGGCATCTGACCGGACAAGATGACCGCTGGACCCGAGCCGCCTACAGCGAACCAGCGACAAGCACACTCGAAACGACTGACGACGCTCATATCGCAGGCGACGTCATACCCCTCGCCACTAAGGTATCGGGTTACATCAGAACTGTTCCCGCAACCGACTTCAAGGCTGTGAAGAAGGGCGATATCATCGCCGAAATCGACGCGTCCGATTACAACGCCGCGCTCGTTCAAGCCCAAGCGAACGTCGCATCGGCGCAGGCGAACCTCGATAATCTCGCCAATCGTAAAGAAGGCCAGCAAAGCCTCGTACGTCAGGCTGAAGCGGCGATAGATGCGGCCCAGGCCGACGTCGATCGCTCAACGCTCGAAGCGAAACGCCAGCACGAGCTAATGAAAACGAGCGACATCGGAACCGCTCAACGGGTCGAACAAGCAGATAGCGGCGCGCGACGGAGCGAAGCCCAGTTGATTCTCAGCAAAGCTCAGCGCGACCAGCAAAAGACCGTTCTCGCAAGCTTCGATCTCGCGCAGGTGCAGCTCGAGGCACAGCTGCGCGCGGCCAAAGCTGCAGCCGCCCTCGCTCAGAACAACGTGACCAACACGCGAATTCTGTCGCCGGTCGATGGTATGGTCGGCCAGCGTCACGTTAGCCCCGGACAGTTCGTCGGAGTGGGCTCGCAAGTGATCACCGTCGTTTCGCTTCCGAATGTTTGGGCCATCGCGAATTTCAAGGAAACGCAAATGACCAATATCCGGGCCGGACAGACTGCGCGCGTAAAGGTGGATGCCTTTCCGGATCTGATGGTGACAGGCCACGTCGAGAGCTGGGCTCCGGCGACCACCAGCATTCTCGCTGCACAGCGGCCGGAGAGCGCCTCGGAGAATTTCACGAAGGTCGTCCAACGCATTCCCGTGAAGATCGTTCTCGATCAAAATCCGGCGCTCGGCACGCTCGTCCGGCCTGGAATGTCGGTCGAAGTGACGATCGATACGGGAACCAGCCCCCGACGAACCGACCTAGAACCGTCAGCAGCAGCCTCCGAACCGCCTTCCGCTTCGGCCAAATGATGAACGGCGCCATTTCGCGCTGAAGGCATTCAACCAGGTCGCTATTTGTCGAAGCTGTTGTCCCCTAAAAGCCGCTTCTTGCTCTCGGCCTCCGCCGAATGCTACAGACCTATCTCGCTTTGAGTCCTAGAGCGTAACAACATCAATCATTTAGCCTCCGGCAAGATGACTTTGGCGAGGCTCGTGGCATCGCGACGAGCTATCTCGACCGCCGCGGCGACGACGACGGAAATGAAGAAATGACCGCGCCCAAGATCAAGCTTCACAAAGGTGATTTGCCCGCGGGCCTGTCGTTTCCGAATGGCGTCGCGATCGACACCGAGACGCTCGGACTGAACCCCCATCGCGATCGCTTGTGCCTGGTGCAGCTCTCAAGTGGAGACGGCACGGCCCATCTCGTGAAGTTCGACGGCAAGGAGTATGACGCCCCGCGTCTCAAAGCCCTCCTGACCGATCCAAAGGTTCTCAAGATTTTTCATTTCGCCCGCTTCGATATCGCGGTGCTCGAGCAATATCTCGGAGTTGCAACAACACCCATTTATTGCACCAAAATTGCTTCGAAGCTGTCTCGCACCTACACGGACCGCCACGGCTTGAAGGACCTCGTTGGCGAACTGCTCGGCATAGAGCTTTCCAAGCAGCAGCAGAGCAGCGACTGGGGCGCATCGGAACTGTCGGATAGTCAAAAAGCCTATGCCGCGAACGATGTCCTGCATCTTCACGCGGTCAAGACGAAGCTCGATATGATGCTCGCGAGAGAAGGCCGGGAAGACTTGGCCGATAAGGCCTTCAAGTTCCTTCCCACGCGGGCCCGCCTCGACCTCGCCGGGTTCGAGGAAGACGACATATTCGCGCACTGAACTCGGCCGAGGCCGGGGTCGGAGCATAAGGTCCCAAAGTCTCCCCAATTACCGGTGAGATTAGAGGCCTTAGGGGGAACTTCATGGCCACAGCGGCTGTCACATCGAATAATACGGCTGCAGCTGGTGGTCATGCGCGTGCATCCGGCCACGCCATTGTCATAGGTGGCGATCGCACGCAAAGCCGGTTGGCGGCTCATCGTCATTCCAGGCGCGTTCGCATTTTGAAGATTGCGCTGCCCCTCGCCGCTGTCGCCACAGCAGTAATTTCAACCGTGAACATTCTTGGCAATGCCGGAATTGGACCGTCGCTGCCGCCGCTCGAAGTTCCGCAAATCGTTGCCGATAATCTCAAGATGCATAACCCGCATTACGAAGGCTTCAACGCCGACGGCGGCCGCTACTGGGTGAAGGCGGAGACGGCGCAGCAAGATCTGAAGACGATGTCGGCCATTCATCTGCAAGGCATCACCGGCGAACTGACGGATGCCAAGAAGCAGAAGACCAATCTCGTCGCGACCCGCGGACTGTTCGACAACAGCACGAACATTCTCGAGCTTTACGATTCGATCCACGTGACGGGCGACGGAGGACTGACCGCGCAGCTGACGCGCGCGACGATCAAGACGAAAGAAAACATCATCACGTCCGATCAGCCATCGACGATATTGATGGGCGCGGGACAAATCACGTCCAATCAGCTGACCATCCGCCAAAAGGCCAAGGAATATACGTTCGTCGAAAATGTGCGCACGCACATGAAGCCGAAGGAAGCCCAGCCTTCCACGAATGATCCATCGGCGCAGCAATCGCTTCCCTTCGGAAAGCCCGGCGAGCCGGTCGACGTCGAATCCAATCGTCTCGATATCGACGACGTCAAGAAAACCGCATTCTATACGGGTAAAGTGGTCGCCACTCAGGCCGGAGCCACGATGAGCGCCCCGGAAATGACCGTCACCTATGAAGGCTCGGTCGCCCCGGAAGGCGGCAACGCCGCGAAGCCTGTTTCGCCGGACGCCGGCAATCAAGGGACGAAGGTCAAGCAAATCCTCGCAACCGATTCCGTCGTTTTGAAGCAGCCCAATGGTGAAACGGCGACCAGCCACACGGCACTCTTCGATACGATTTCGAACACCGCCGTTCTCGAAGGCGACGTCGTACTGACCCAAGGCGACGATAAGAAAGCCGTCGGCGATCGCGTCGATTATGATCAAACGGCTCAGACCATGGTTTTGACCGGCTCCGTCGTGGTGACACAGGGAGCGAATGTGCTCAGAGGCCGCCGGCTGACCTACCACCGCACGACGAGCAAAATGCAGTTGACGTCCCCGGCCGATCCCGTCTCCGGAACGAGCGTCGGACGCATCACCGCGCATTTCGTGCGGCCGTCAGCCAAGGCAGGCGCGCAGCCGGCGGAGGACGATCAGGAGAGCGGCGACGGAATGTCGTTCGGTGCGGCGTTCAAGACGGATCCGAATTCGCCGTACGATGTCGTATCCGACAAGCTCGACGTCGATGACGTCGCAAAGACGGCCTTGTTCACAGGCAACGTTTCGGCCGTGCAGGGAAGCATTTCGATGCGGTCACAGGAGCTGACAGCGTTCTACACGGGTAATGCCGGTATCGGTTCGACTGGCGATCAGGCCGCTTCAGGCGCGGCCGCGTCGTTGACGCATCTGACCGCAAAGAAGAAGGTCGTGGTTACGGCCAAGGACGGACAAACCGCTACCGGCGACTGGGCTGAAGTCGACGTCAAGAAAAACCTGACGACGCTCGGCGGCGCCGTCGTGCTGACCCAAGGCAAGAATATCGTCAATGGAACGAGGCTGGTGATCGACATGAACACCGGCGAGGCGACGATCAAGACTGAGCCGACGGCCACGAGCGGAGCGCTGATGACCAGCCGCGACGGCGGCGGAAACGGCGAGGTCTTCAAGGCCGAACGTCCCAGCGCCGTCTTTTATCCTGGCCAATTGAAGAAATCGAAAATTCAGGCGGATAGCTGGCAGGTCCGTACGTCACCTTGACCTTGCGAACGGCTTGGCGACATTGAGACCGCGGCGACAGTGCACGAAGGGCTGCGAGGTATCGGGTGTTTAAGGCTTTACCAATTCGCCTCAGATCGAATTCGAAATCGAATGGCGCGGGCGTCAACGGCGCCGGCGACACGAATGGCGTGAGCGCAGGGGCTGCACCCTCCGCCGACGATCCGCACGCCATCGGCGCGGACGGATGGCTCACGGCTTTCGATGTGAAGAAATCATACCGCAAGCGGATGGTCGTCAAGGGCGTGAACCTGGCCGTCGGCCGCGGCGAATCCGTTGGCCTTTTGGGCCCGAACGGCGCTGGCAAAACCACTGTTTTCTACATGATCACGGGCCTCGTCGCCGCCGACGAGGGGCGCATCACGATCGACGGCGAGGACGTCACTAAGCTGCCGATGTACCAGCGCGCCCGCCTCGGCGTCGGATATCTCCCTCAGGAGGCCTCGATCTTTCGTGGACTGACGGTCGAGCAGAACATCATGGCCGTCCTCGAGTTGATCGAACCAAACCGCAAGGCCCGCCAAGAGCAACTCGATAGCCTGCTCGAGGAATTTTCCATCACTCGGCTGAGGAAGTCGGCAGCAATGGCCCTCTCGGGCGGTGAGCGGCGACGCTGCGAAATCGCCCGCGCCCTGGCCTCCCGGCCGTCGTTCATGTTGCTGGACGAACCGTTTGCCGGCATCGACCCCATAGCCGTCGGGGACATTCAGCAACTGGTTCGCCACTTGACCGAACGCGGTATTGGTGTGTTGATCACCGACCATAACGTTCGTGAAACATTAAGCCTGATCGACCGCGCATATATTATTTACGATGGTCAAGTTCTGACACAGGGCAATCCTTCTGAAATCATATCGAACGAAGATGTGCGGCGAGTCTACCTTGGCGATATGTTCGTTAACGCGCGTTGAGTACCTTTGGCTCCGAGTTTGCACAAACGGAGCAGCGGATTAGCGCATGGCGCTTTCAGCAAAATTAGAGCTGAGACAAGGCCAGCAGCTGGTAATGACGCCACAGCTGCAGCAGGCGATCCGTCTCCTGCAGCTCTCCAATCTCGAACTCACGGAATTCGTCGACCAAGAACTCGAACGAAACCCGCTCCTCGAGCGCGATGACACCGCAAACGTTAAACCCGCCGATGAGCCGATCGTTGAACGCGCAGAGGAAAGCGCCG
Protein-coding sequences here:
- a CDS encoding HlyD family secretion protein; translation: MTDGANGGQEMDGAHAPRYASHVRTLVLRMLSVLAVVSAGILTWHLTGQDDRWTRAAYSEPATSTLETTDDAHIAGDVIPLATKVSGYIRTVPATDFKAVKKGDIIAEIDASDYNAALVQAQANVASAQANLDNLANRKEGQQSLVRQAEAAIDAAQADVDRSTLEAKRQHELMKTSDIGTAQRVEQADSGARRSEAQLILSKAQRDQQKTVLASFDLAQVQLEAQLRAAKAAAALAQNNVTNTRILSPVDGMVGQRHVSPGQFVGVGSQVITVVSLPNVWAIANFKETQMTNIRAGQTARVKVDAFPDLMVTGHVESWAPATTSILAAQRPESASENFTKVVQRIPVKIVLDQNPALGTLVRPGMSVEVTIDTGTSPRRTDLEPSAAASEPPSASAK
- a CDS encoding ribonuclease D, producing MTAPKIKLHKGDLPAGLSFPNGVAIDTETLGLNPHRDRLCLVQLSSGDGTAHLVKFDGKEYDAPRLKALLTDPKVLKIFHFARFDIAVLEQYLGVATTPIYCTKIASKLSRTYTDRHGLKDLVGELLGIELSKQQQSSDWGASELSDSQKAYAANDVLHLHAVKTKLDMMLAREGREDLADKAFKFLPTRARLDLAGFEEDDIFAH
- the lptB gene encoding LPS export ABC transporter ATP-binding protein; this encodes MSAGAAPSADDPHAIGADGWLTAFDVKKSYRKRMVVKGVNLAVGRGESVGLLGPNGAGKTTVFYMITGLVAADEGRITIDGEDVTKLPMYQRARLGVGYLPQEASIFRGLTVEQNIMAVLELIEPNRKARQEQLDSLLEEFSITRLRKSAAMALSGGERRRCEIARALASRPSFMLLDEPFAGIDPIAVGDIQQLVRHLTERGIGVLITDHNVRETLSLIDRAYIIYDGQVLTQGNPSEIISNEDVRRVYLGDMFVNAR